In a genomic window of Candidatus Saccharimonadia bacterium:
- a CDS encoding class I SAM-dependent methyltransferase: protein MPKPFRYDDLVSPGYCELLHEMHQSMPWGNKGYKYGNDIIEFMSSLGDEGGQMSIIDYGCGQATLIEHYPDLNIRCYDPGVIEFSDMPEPADLVICTDVLEHIEPELLYNVLRHIAELAQMGIYLHIATKPAKQQLPDGRNAHLIVQGLEWWRDKLATISDHWQIRDMIEGSKSLTFWLVRN from the coding sequence ATGCCTAAACCGTTTCGTTATGACGACCTGGTTTCCCCTGGTTATTGCGAACTACTACATGAAATGCATCAGTCGATGCCATGGGGAAACAAAGGTTATAAGTACGGTAATGACATTATTGAATTTATGAGTTCGCTTGGTGATGAAGGCGGACAAATGTCGATAATTGATTATGGTTGCGGACAAGCGACTTTAATTGAACATTATCCGGATTTGAATATTCGGTGTTATGATCCTGGTGTTATTGAATTTTCAGATATGCCGGAGCCTGCGGACCTTGTGATTTGCACGGATGTTCTAGAGCATATCGAACCGGAGCTTTTATATAATGTTCTCCGGCATATAGCCGAGCTTGCACAGATGGGAATTTATTTGCACATCGCGACGAAGCCGGCGAAGCAACAGCTTCCCGATGGGCGAAACGCGCATCTGATTGTTCAAGGTCTGGAATGGTGGCGCGATAAGCTCGCGACAATTTCGGATCATTGGCAGATCCGGGACATGATTGAGGGTTCGAAGTCTTTGACTTTTTGGTTAGTGAGGAACTGA